A stretch of the Chlorobiota bacterium genome encodes the following:
- a CDS encoding HAD hydrolase-like protein, translating into MKLLLFDIDGTLIRVKYSLIHKVIKDVFYKVNKITIPDTLELELHGKTDRQIFFEYGVEIGLTKIKISNILFDLETCLVNKWKEVLTVKNVTLLPGIKKLINDLSKNKNVKIGLVTGNLEGSVFHKLSPYDLNQYFSVGAFGSDSSVRNDLPPIAISRAERKWGHKFTNENIIIIGDSFRDIECAKVNNLKSLAVATGGLSLEQLKDYNPDFLVSNLEDRSVFNYLTT; encoded by the coding sequence ATGAAGTTATTGTTGTTTGATATTGATGGAACTTTGATTAGAGTTAAATATTCTCTAATTCATAAAGTAATCAAAGATGTTTTTTATAAAGTTAATAAAATTACAATACCTGATACATTAGAATTAGAATTACATGGTAAAACTGATAGACAAATATTCTTTGAATATGGTGTAGAAATTGGATTAACTAAAATTAAAATATCAAATATTTTATTCGATTTAGAAACCTGTTTAGTAAACAAATGGAAAGAAGTATTAACTGTTAAAAATGTTACTTTGCTTCCAGGAATTAAAAAACTGATAAATGATTTATCAAAAAATAAGAACGTTAAAATTGGTTTAGTTACAGGTAATTTAGAAGGATCTGTATTTCATAAATTATCTCCTTATGATTTAAATCAATACTTCTCTGTAGGCGCATTTGGCTCTGATTCATCAGTTAGAAATGATTTACCTCCCATTGCAATAAGTAGAGCTGAAAGAAAATGGGGTCATAAATTTACAAATGAAAACATTATTATTATAGGTGACTCTTTTAGAGATATTGAATGTGCTAAAGTAAATAATTTAAAAAGTTTGGCTGTTGCTACAGGTGGTTTAAGTCTTGAACAATTAAAAGATTATAACCCAGACTTTTTAGTAAGTAATTTAGAAGATAGATCAGTATTTAATTACTTAACAACTTAA